One region of Brachybacterium saurashtrense genomic DNA includes:
- a CDS encoding helix-turn-helix domain-containing protein: MTAQPPPGPRRHPAGPARPDAVGRADGPARPAGTLRPDAAGPVGSPDDDVDPLLLGRRIRARRTERGLSLAELAAALDRAPSQLSVIENGKRELRLGELRRIARALEVGVEDLLDPAPPSRRAALEIALEKAQAGALYQGLGLPDLPVRKTLSDAAIETILALHEELRRLHEERAATPEEARRVNGQLRQEQSEAGNYYPALEQTARELLARIDHRGGPLSHRKVSLLAEALGFTLHSVPDLPHSARSLTDAASMRIYLPLGRGTADPRTTVLQALAAHALGMAEPADYGELLRQRVEVNYLAAAMLVPEEGASAFLRGAKAQRELSVEDLRDEFAVTYELAAHRFTNLATHHLDIPVHFLKVHSSGTIVKAYQNDRVRFPTDALGAVEGQLVCRWWSARRVFRTEDRMRQYSQYTDKPGGTYWCTSRIESGSGGEFSISVGTDFAHTKWFRGRETSVRHGSTCPDPSCCRAPDPEVERRWEGSVWPVARLHASLLAAMPTGTFTGVDRVAMLEFLERHAPPADGPAAGTAARGTAAAGTAADGR, from the coding sequence ATGACCGCGCAGCCCCCTCCCGGCCCCCGCAGACACCCCGCCGGCCCCGCGCGTCCCGACGCCGTCGGCCGGGCCGACGGGCCCGCTCGTCCCGCCGGCACCCTGCGCCCCGACGCCGCCGGCCCCGTCGGCTCCCCCGACGACGACGTGGACCCGCTGCTGCTCGGCCGGCGGATCCGCGCCCGACGCACCGAGCGGGGCCTGTCCCTGGCCGAGCTCGCCGCCGCCCTGGACCGTGCCCCCTCGCAGCTCTCGGTGATCGAGAACGGCAAGCGGGAGCTGCGTCTCGGGGAGCTGCGACGCATCGCCCGCGCGCTCGAGGTGGGGGTGGAGGACCTGCTGGACCCGGCCCCGCCCTCACGCCGGGCCGCGCTCGAGATCGCGCTGGAGAAGGCGCAGGCCGGGGCGCTCTACCAGGGGCTGGGGCTGCCGGACCTGCCGGTGCGCAAGACCCTCTCCGACGCCGCGATCGAGACGATCCTGGCCCTCCACGAGGAGCTGCGGCGCCTGCACGAGGAGCGGGCGGCCACGCCCGAGGAGGCGCGGCGGGTGAACGGGCAGCTGCGCCAGGAGCAGTCCGAGGCGGGCAACTACTACCCCGCCCTGGAGCAGACGGCCCGGGAGCTGCTGGCCCGCATCGACCACCGTGGCGGCCCGCTCTCGCACCGCAAGGTGTCGCTGCTGGCCGAGGCGCTGGGCTTCACCCTGCACTCGGTGCCGGACCTGCCCCACTCGGCGCGCTCGCTCACCGATGCGGCGTCGATGCGGATCTATCTGCCGCTGGGGCGCGGCACCGCGGATCCGCGCACCACCGTGCTGCAGGCCCTGGCCGCGCACGCGTTGGGCATGGCCGAGCCGGCCGACTACGGCGAGCTGCTGCGCCAGCGGGTGGAGGTGAACTACCTGGCCGCGGCGATGCTGGTGCCCGAGGAGGGTGCGAGCGCCTTCCTGCGGGGCGCGAAGGCGCAGCGGGAGCTGTCGGTGGAGGACCTGCGGGACGAGTTCGCGGTGACCTACGAGCTGGCCGCGCACCGCTTCACGAACCTCGCCACCCATCACCTGGACATCCCGGTGCACTTCCTCAAGGTGCACTCCTCGGGCACGATCGTGAAGGCGTACCAGAACGACCGGGTGCGCTTCCCCACCGATGCGCTGGGGGCGGTGGAGGGGCAGCTGGTGTGCCGGTGGTGGAGCGCCCGGCGGGTGTTCCGCACCGAGGACCGGATGCGCCAGTACAGCCAGTACACCGACAAGCCGGGCGGCACCTACTGGTGCACCTCCCGCATCGAGTCCGGCTCCGGCGGGGAGTTCTCGATCTCGGTGGGCACCGACTTCGCGCACACGAAGTGGTTCCGGGGCCGGGAGACCTCCGTGCGCCACGGCTCCACCTGTCCGGACCCGTCCTGCTGCCGGGCGCCGGATCCGGAGGTGGAGCGGCGCTGGGAGGGGTCGGTGTGGCCGGTGGCGCGGCTGCACGCCTCCCTGCTCGCCGCGATGCCCACCGGCACCTTCACCGGGGTGGACCGGGTGGCGATGCTGGAGTTCCTGGAGCGGCACGCCCCGCCGGCCGACGGGCCAGCGGCGGGCACTGCGGCGCGCGGCACTGCGGCGGCCGGCACTGCGGCCGACGGGCGCTGA
- the aceA gene encoding isocitrate lyase, whose product MTPSDPSIPRRSPRPGDPSMTAEELARDWEIDPRWRGVRRDHTAADVLSLAGPVREEHTLARRGAERLWEMVQENTADPATWISALGALTGNQAVQQVRAGLKAVYLSGWQVAADANLSGQTYPDQSLYPANSVPAVVRRLNNALLRAGQIEFAETGTTSRDWQAPIVADAEAGFGGPLNAYELMHQMIEAGAAGVHWEDQLASEKKCGHLGGKVLVPTSQHVRTLNAARLAADVAGTPTVLIARTDALAATLLTSDVDERDRPFLTGDRTAEGFYEVTPGIEPVIARGLAYAEYADLLWVESSTPDLALARRFAEAIHARFPEQKLAYNCSPSFNWKRHLDDAQIARFQRELAAMGYAFQFITLAGFHSLNHAMFELASGYRERQMSAFVELQEAEFASAAHGFTAHRHQAEVGTGYFDRVATALNPTSSTLALAGSTETAQFH is encoded by the coding sequence ATGACCCCCTCCGATCCCTCCATCCCGCGCCGCTCTCCCCGCCCCGGCGACCCGAGCATGACCGCCGAGGAGCTCGCCCGCGACTGGGAGATCGACCCCCGCTGGCGGGGCGTGCGCCGCGACCACACCGCTGCCGACGTCCTCTCCCTCGCCGGGCCCGTGCGCGAGGAGCACACCCTCGCCCGCCGCGGCGCCGAGCGGCTCTGGGAGATGGTCCAGGAGAACACCGCCGACCCCGCCACCTGGATCTCCGCGCTCGGCGCCCTCACCGGCAACCAGGCCGTGCAGCAGGTGCGGGCCGGGCTGAAGGCCGTCTACCTCTCCGGCTGGCAGGTCGCGGCCGATGCCAACCTCTCCGGCCAGACCTACCCCGATCAGTCCCTCTACCCCGCCAACTCCGTCCCCGCCGTGGTGCGCCGCCTCAACAACGCGCTCCTGCGCGCCGGGCAGATCGAGTTCGCCGAGACCGGCACCACCAGCCGGGACTGGCAGGCACCGATCGTCGCCGATGCGGAGGCCGGGTTCGGCGGGCCGCTGAACGCCTACGAGCTCATGCACCAGATGATCGAGGCGGGCGCCGCCGGCGTGCACTGGGAGGACCAGCTCGCCAGCGAGAAGAAGTGCGGCCACCTGGGCGGGAAGGTGCTGGTGCCCACCTCGCAGCACGTGCGCACCCTGAACGCCGCCCGGCTCGCCGCGGACGTCGCCGGCACCCCCACCGTGCTCATCGCCCGCACGGACGCGCTCGCGGCGACGCTGCTCACCAGCGACGTCGACGAGCGCGACCGGCCCTTCCTCACCGGCGACCGCACCGCCGAGGGCTTCTACGAGGTCACCCCCGGGATCGAGCCGGTCATCGCGCGAGGCCTGGCCTACGCGGAGTACGCGGACCTGCTGTGGGTGGAGTCCTCCACCCCGGATCTCGCGCTGGCCCGCCGCTTCGCCGAGGCGATCCACGCCCGCTTCCCCGAGCAGAAGCTCGCCTACAACTGCTCGCCGAGCTTCAACTGGAAGCGGCACCTGGACGATGCGCAGATCGCGCGCTTCCAGAGAGAGCTCGCCGCGATGGGCTACGCCTTCCAGTTCATCACCCTGGCAGGCTTCCACTCCCTCAACCACGCCATGTTCGAGCTGGCCAGCGGGTACCGGGAGCGACAGATGAGCGCCTTCGTGGAGTTGCAGGAGGCGGAGTTCGCCTCCGCCGCGCACGGCTTCACCGCCCACCGCCACCAGGCGGAGGTGGGCACGGGCTACTTCGACCGCGTCGCCACCGCCCTGAACCCCACCTCCTCCACCCTCGCGCTCGCCGGCTCCACGGAGACGGCGCAGTTCCACTGA
- the aceB gene encoding malate synthase A, which produces MTLIDYRRPLSEQRRPGASPTASGPSATSSVAVPDRRGRIEVTAPLGDRFEEILTPAALDFLALLHDRFAARRSALLTARAMRREAISGGAMLDFLPTTRAIRQDPTWRVAGAGPGLEDRRVEITGPTDRKMTINALNSGAKVWLADHEDALSPTWHAVIDGQLNLHDAIRRQVDFTGENGKEYRLAEETATIVFRPRGWHLPEQHLRWVRADGRSARTSAALVDAGLYLFHNARELIARGAGPYLYLPKLESHLEARLWDEVFTLAERQLGIDHGTIRATVLIETLPAAFEMEEILYELRDHCAGLNAGRWDYLFSIIKTFRDRGRRRVLPDRSQLTMTVPFMRAYTELLVATCHRRGAHAIGGMSAFVPDRGDPEVTRQAMLLVAEDKQREATDGFDGTWVAHPDLVPAAQAEFDAVLGERPHQVGRLREDVHVTAADLLDLEIDGGTLTAQGIRQNIRVSLRYLDAWLRGRGAVAIDHLMEDAATVEISRSQLWQWITQGMLTEEGMPVTRERVEYFIDRAVLELDTEQGGRIPEAAELLKEAVLGEEFPEFLTTGAYERHLQ; this is translated from the coding sequence ATGACCCTCATCGACTACCGCCGCCCCCTGTCCGAGCAGCGCCGCCCCGGCGCGTCGCCCACCGCCTCGGGCCCGTCCGCGACGTCGAGCGTCGCCGTGCCCGACCGGCGCGGGCGGATCGAGGTCACTGCACCGCTGGGCGACCGCTTCGAGGAGATCCTCACGCCGGCGGCGCTGGACTTCCTCGCCCTCCTGCACGACCGCTTCGCCGCCCGCCGCTCCGCGCTGCTCACCGCCCGGGCGATGCGCCGCGAGGCGATCTCCGGCGGGGCGATGCTCGACTTCCTGCCCACCACCCGCGCGATCCGGCAGGATCCCACCTGGCGCGTCGCCGGCGCCGGCCCGGGCCTGGAGGACCGCCGGGTGGAGATCACCGGCCCCACGGACCGCAAGATGACGATCAACGCCCTGAACTCCGGGGCGAAGGTGTGGCTCGCCGACCATGAGGACGCCCTGAGCCCCACCTGGCACGCCGTCATCGACGGGCAGCTGAACCTCCACGACGCGATCCGTCGACAGGTCGACTTCACCGGGGAGAACGGCAAGGAGTACCGCCTGGCCGAGGAGACCGCGACGATCGTGTTCCGGCCCCGCGGCTGGCATCTGCCCGAGCAGCATCTGCGCTGGGTGCGGGCCGACGGTCGCTCCGCCCGCACCTCCGCCGCGCTGGTGGACGCGGGGCTGTACCTGTTCCACAACGCGCGCGAGCTGATCGCGCGTGGCGCCGGACCCTACCTGTACCTGCCCAAGCTCGAGTCCCACCTCGAGGCGCGGCTGTGGGACGAGGTGTTCACCCTCGCCGAACGGCAGCTGGGGATCGACCACGGCACCATCCGCGCCACCGTGCTCATCGAGACCCTCCCGGCCGCCTTCGAGATGGAGGAGATCCTCTACGAGCTGCGCGACCACTGTGCGGGCCTGAACGCGGGGCGCTGGGACTACCTCTTCTCGATCATCAAGACGTTCCGCGACCGGGGCCGCCGCCGGGTGCTGCCGGACCGCTCGCAGCTGACGATGACGGTGCCGTTCATGCGGGCGTACACCGAGCTGCTGGTGGCCACCTGCCATCGTCGCGGCGCCCACGCGATCGGCGGGATGAGCGCCTTCGTCCCCGACCGCGGCGATCCCGAGGTGACGCGGCAGGCGATGCTCCTGGTCGCCGAGGACAAGCAGCGCGAGGCGACCGACGGCTTCGACGGCACCTGGGTGGCGCACCCGGACCTGGTGCCCGCCGCGCAGGCCGAGTTCGATGCGGTGCTCGGCGAGCGGCCCCACCAGGTGGGGCGACTGCGCGAGGACGTGCACGTCACCGCCGCGGACCTGCTGGACCTCGAGATCGACGGCGGCACCCTCACCGCCCAGGGGATCCGGCAGAACATCCGCGTCTCCCTGCGCTACCTCGACGCGTGGCTGCGCGGCCGCGGCGCGGTCGCGATCGACCACCTCATGGAGGACGCCGCGACGGTGGAGATCTCCCGCTCGCAGCTGTGGCAGTGGATCACCCAGGGCATGCTCACCGAGGAGGGCATGCCGGTCACGCGGGAGCGGGTGGAGTACTTCATCGACCGGGCCGTGCTCGAGCTCGACACCGAGCAGGGCGGCCGCATCCCGGAGGCGGCCGAACTGCTGAAGGAGGCGGTGCTGGGGGAGGAGTTCCCGGAGTTCCTCACCACGGGAGCGTACGAGCGCCACCTGCAGTGA
- a CDS encoding Hsp70 family protein, protein MRIGIDMGTTRTIAAGADRGNYPVLRFADLDGDQHDHFPSVIADVDGELVHGFAAERAARAGAPHLRSFKRLLGAPGTHPGTTVELGGQEHLLLDLVTAYLVAVREALPVPAGQVAVSVPAHAHSAQRIMTLEAFRRAGIDVIAMLNEPSAAGFEYTHHQSRSLTSRRTRIAVYDLGGGTFDSSLVEADGTGHVVLGSHGDSRLGGDDLDEVLLELVLERVGELSGLTADTLGPAGLAALREECRAAKERLLPQTRRMMIDLGQEHEPVILPVEEFYAAATPLVERTLEVMAPLVGELEAESGIAGIYLVGGGSGLPLVGRRLRERFGRRVHRSPYPAASTAIGLAIAADPDADVTLADRLSRGISVFREAQAGEGITIDQVLTPDEPLPATGVTTVTRTYTAAHTVGWFRFVEHAHRDPDGELRGDVVPCADVLFPFDPALRELDPAALARAEVTRREGGPRIEERYSLHPSGAVTVQITDLDSGFSREYGLARRG, encoded by the coding sequence ATGCGCATCGGCATCGACATGGGCACTACCCGCACCATCGCGGCGGGCGCGGACCGCGGCAACTATCCCGTGCTCCGCTTCGCGGACCTCGACGGTGACCAGCACGACCACTTCCCTTCCGTGATCGCCGACGTGGACGGCGAGCTGGTGCACGGCTTCGCCGCCGAGCGCGCCGCCCGCGCCGGCGCCCCGCACCTGCGCTCCTTCAAACGCCTGCTGGGGGCACCGGGCACCCATCCGGGCACCACGGTGGAGCTCGGCGGGCAGGAGCACCTGCTGCTGGACCTGGTGACCGCCTACCTGGTGGCGGTGCGGGAGGCGCTGCCGGTCCCGGCCGGCCAGGTGGCCGTCTCGGTGCCGGCCCACGCCCACTCCGCGCAGCGCATCATGACGCTGGAGGCGTTCCGCCGGGCCGGCATCGACGTGATCGCGATGCTCAACGAACCCTCCGCCGCCGGCTTCGAGTACACCCACCACCAGTCCCGCAGCCTCACCTCCCGCCGCACCCGCATCGCGGTCTACGACCTGGGCGGGGGCACCTTCGACAGCTCCCTGGTCGAGGCCGACGGCACCGGGCACGTGGTGCTGGGCAGCCACGGGGACAGCCGCCTGGGCGGCGACGACCTCGACGAGGTGCTGCTCGAGCTGGTGCTGGAGCGTGTGGGCGAGCTCTCGGGACTCACGGCCGACACCCTCGGGCCAGCGGGGCTGGCGGCCCTGCGCGAGGAGTGCCGGGCGGCGAAGGAGCGCCTGCTGCCGCAGACGCGGCGGATGATGATCGACCTCGGCCAGGAGCACGAGCCGGTGATCCTGCCGGTGGAGGAGTTCTACGCGGCCGCGACCCCGCTCGTCGAGCGGACGCTGGAGGTGATGGCCCCTCTGGTGGGGGAGCTGGAGGCGGAGTCCGGCATCGCCGGGATCTACCTGGTGGGCGGCGGGTCCGGCCTGCCGCTGGTGGGGCGCCGGCTGCGGGAGCGCTTCGGTCGGCGCGTGCACCGGTCCCCGTACCCGGCGGCCTCCACCGCGATCGGTCTCGCGATCGCCGCGGACCCCGACGCCGATGTCACTCTCGCGGACCGGCTCTCCCGCGGCATCAGCGTGTTCCGCGAGGCGCAGGCGGGCGAGGGGATCACGATCGACCAGGTGCTCACCCCGGACGAGCCCCTGCCTGCCACGGGTGTCACCACCGTGACCCGCACCTACACCGCGGCGCACACAGTGGGTTGGTTCCGCTTCGTGGAGCACGCGCACCGGGATCCGGACGGCGAGCTGCGCGGCGACGTGGTGCCGTGCGCGGACGTGCTCTTCCCCTTCGACCCGGCGCTGCGGGAGCTGGACCCGGCCGCGCTCGCCCGGGCGGAGGTGACGCGCCGCGAGGGCGGACCGCGGATCGAGGAACGCTACAGCCTGCACCCCTCGGGGGCCGTGACCGTGCAGATCACGGACCTGGACAGCGGGTTCAGCCGCGAGTACGGACTCGCCCGGCGGGGCTGA
- a CDS encoding MerR family transcriptional regulator has translation MTVCDTRVTPVDVMPASATPAVAPRLGIGELSARTGASARSLRYYEQQGLLAAARTAAGHRRYDAEAMDRVLLVQRLLAVGLSSAEISPLLPLLLGRDPAQETGLDALRAHRRELAARIARLQDTAEILDEVLEEHAAAR, from the coding sequence ATGACCGTCTGTGACACCCGTGTGACCCCTGTGGACGTGATGCCCGCGAGCGCCACCCCCGCGGTCGCACCGCGCCTCGGCATCGGCGAGCTCTCCGCCCGCACCGGCGCGAGCGCCCGGTCGCTGCGCTACTACGAGCAGCAGGGCCTGCTCGCCGCGGCCCGTACTGCCGCCGGCCACCGCCGTTACGACGCCGAGGCCATGGACCGGGTGCTGCTGGTGCAGCGCCTGTTGGCCGTGGGGCTCTCCAGCGCCGAGATCTCCCCGCTGCTGCCGCTGCTGCTGGGCCGGGATCCGGCCCAGGAGACCGGGCTCGACGCACTGCGCGCCCATCGCCGAGAGCTCGCCGCACGCATCGCCCGGCTGCAGGACACGGCCGAGATCCTCGACGAGGTGCTCGAGGAGCACGCCGCCGCGCGCTGA
- a CDS encoding HNH endonuclease signature motif containing protein, which translates to MAQDPQRSEDSEEADGGRPAEHPAHEDAPTGFPAGVPVRAEGAELAVGDVDLAAVRSVLVELGVQGSASLEHLSVEGTTALLAGITGLEAALDAVRARALVHLEAAVKADCLQREESPRQAAQVARSEASRALKESRAVAGRSLATCRRLVQNMPGMLTALAEGSLHPRSVHRVGTAMAPVTPEIREQVDEVLSAQLDALTDCGTGEIADHVARILHALDPEGAAERHRRALHDRHVTITRTDHGMATVRATIPGIDAARIRKGLSVAAEAARASGDRRGHQQIMADLFADALVGRGDGIDPTTLDVGIVITDRSLLAPAHADAATIEGFGPVPYDHVREEMLRAAQRGEQDTDTSLTLRRLYTDPEDGQLVAVEARSRSFPDSLRRFLTLAHQTCRAPYCDAPIRQMDHIVPWSRGGPTSLENGNGLCGGDNQKESSGESVRVVRDEQGVRRTVDWTTRFGQRAHRRGVNLDPLGTYRRGARDHASRSDTGPGTSPHPDPGPRRDGDSDTPSVTHPGTASSARPGPSAPALDPPGAPAAVPAEAPTIHHAFDALRLRLTDLPTRAPLLGPRGRGVDLHFLPSSSNGPPGPRR; encoded by the coding sequence ATGGCACAGGATCCACAGCGCAGCGAGGACAGCGAGGAGGCCGACGGCGGCCGCCCCGCCGAGCACCCCGCGCACGAGGACGCCCCGACGGGCTTCCCCGCGGGCGTGCCGGTCCGTGCAGAGGGGGCGGAGCTCGCCGTCGGCGACGTGGATCTCGCCGCGGTGCGGTCCGTCCTCGTCGAGCTCGGCGTGCAGGGCTCCGCCTCGCTGGAGCACCTCTCCGTGGAGGGCACCACGGCACTCCTCGCGGGGATCACGGGCCTCGAGGCGGCGCTCGACGCGGTGCGCGCCCGGGCCCTCGTGCACCTGGAAGCGGCGGTGAAGGCAGACTGCCTGCAGCGCGAGGAGAGTCCCCGGCAGGCGGCGCAGGTGGCCCGCTCCGAGGCGTCGCGGGCGCTGAAGGAGTCGCGCGCGGTGGCCGGCCGGAGCCTCGCGACCTGCCGCCGGCTGGTGCAGAACATGCCCGGGATGCTCACCGCACTGGCGGAGGGATCGCTGCACCCCCGCTCCGTGCACCGGGTGGGGACGGCGATGGCGCCGGTCACCCCGGAGATCCGGGAGCAGGTGGACGAGGTGCTCAGCGCCCAGCTGGATGCACTGACGGACTGCGGCACCGGGGAGATCGCCGATCACGTCGCGAGGATCCTGCACGCGCTGGATCCCGAAGGGGCTGCGGAGCGCCACCGTCGAGCGCTGCACGACCGGCACGTGACGATCACCCGCACCGATCACGGCATGGCGACCGTGCGGGCGACGATCCCCGGGATCGACGCGGCCCGGATCCGGAAAGGACTCTCCGTCGCGGCCGAGGCCGCACGGGCGAGCGGCGACCGGCGCGGTCACCAGCAGATCATGGCCGATCTCTTCGCCGACGCGCTGGTGGGTCGGGGCGACGGCATCGATCCGACCACGCTGGACGTGGGAATCGTGATCACCGACCGGTCGCTGCTCGCCCCCGCCCATGCTGACGCCGCGACGATCGAGGGCTTCGGACCGGTGCCCTACGACCACGTGCGCGAGGAGATGCTGCGCGCGGCGCAGCGCGGGGAGCAGGACACCGACACATCGTTGACCCTCCGGCGCCTCTACACCGACCCCGAGGACGGCCAGCTCGTGGCGGTGGAGGCCCGCTCCCGGTCGTTCCCGGACTCCTTGAGGCGCTTCCTCACCCTCGCCCATCAGACCTGCCGGGCCCCGTACTGCGATGCCCCGATCCGCCAGATGGACCACATCGTGCCCTGGTCACGGGGCGGTCCCACCAGCCTCGAGAACGGGAACGGACTCTGCGGAGGGGACAACCAGAAGGAGAGCTCCGGGGAGAGCGTGCGCGTGGTGCGAGACGAGCAGGGGGTGCGACGCACCGTCGACTGGACCACCCGGTTCGGCCAGAGGGCCCACCGGCGCGGCGTGAACCTCGACCCTCTCGGGACCTACCGCCGCGGGGCGCGGGACCACGCATCGCGGTCAGACACCGGTCCCGGCACCAGCCCTCACCCGGACCCCGGCCCCCGCCGCGACGGCGACTCCGACACCCCCTCGGTCACGCACCCCGGCACCGCCAGCAGTGCGCGCCCCGGCCCCTCGGCGCCTGCCCTGGACCCACCGGGCGCCCCGGCCGCCGTCCCGGCAGAGGCCCCGACGATCCACCACGCCTTCGACGCTCTGCGGCTGCGCCTCACCGATCTCCCCACCCGCGCCCCGCTTCTCGGCCCGCGCGGCCGCGGCGTCGATCTCCACTTCCTCCCCAGCTCCTCGAACGGGCCCCCGGGACCGAGACGATGA
- the fdxA gene encoding ferredoxin, with translation MTYVIALPCVDVKDRACVDECPVDCIYEGNRMLYIQPDECVDCGACEPVCPVEAIFYEDDTPDQWAEYYKANVEFFDEIGAPGGAAKMGVIDKDHAIIEALPIQPNPLE, from the coding sequence ATGACCTATGTGATCGCCCTGCCCTGCGTGGACGTGAAGGATCGCGCCTGCGTCGACGAGTGCCCCGTGGACTGCATCTACGAGGGCAACCGGATGCTCTACATCCAGCCCGACGAGTGCGTGGACTGCGGCGCCTGCGAGCCCGTGTGCCCCGTCGAGGCGATCTTCTACGAGGACGACACCCCGGACCAGTGGGCCGAGTACTACAAGGCCAACGTCGAGTTCTTCGACGAGATCGGCGCGCCCGGCGGCGCGGCCAAAATGGGCGTGATCGACAAGGACCACGCGATCATCGAGGCGCTGCCGATCCAGCCCAACCCGCTGGAGTGA
- a CDS encoding superoxide dismutase produces MAEYTLPDLDYDYGALAPSISGKIMELHHSKHHATYVKGANTALEKLAAAREAGDFGTINQFSKDLAFNLGGHTNHSIFWKNLSPEGGDKPTGELAAAIDEFFGSFDSFRAHFTAAALGIQGSGWAVLAYEPIGGNLVIEQFYDQQNGVPVATIPLFQLDMWEHAFYLDYQNVKADYVTAIWDIVNWADVQARFEAARSSASGLVVPQA; encoded by the coding sequence ATGGCGGAGTACACGCTTCCCGATCTCGACTACGACTACGGTGCGCTGGCGCCCTCGATCTCGGGCAAGATCATGGAGCTGCATCACTCCAAGCATCACGCCACCTACGTCAAGGGCGCGAACACGGCGCTGGAGAAGCTGGCGGCGGCGCGCGAGGCCGGGGACTTCGGCACGATCAACCAGTTCTCGAAGGATCTGGCGTTCAACCTGGGTGGTCACACGAACCACTCGATCTTCTGGAAGAACCTCTCGCCGGAGGGTGGGGACAAGCCCACCGGTGAGCTGGCCGCGGCGATCGATGAGTTCTTCGGCTCGTTCGACTCCTTCCGTGCGCACTTCACGGCGGCGGCGCTGGGGATCCAGGGCTCGGGCTGGGCGGTGCTGGCCTATGAGCCGATCGGGGGGAACCTGGTGATCGAGCAGTTCTACGATCAGCAGAACGGTGTGCCGGTGGCGACGATCCCGCTGTTCCAGCTGGACATGTGGGAGCACGCCTTCTACCTCGACTACCAGAACGTGAAGGCGGATTACGTCACGGCGATCTGGGACATCGTGAACTGGGCCGACGTGCAGGCACGCTTCGAGGCTGCGCGCTCGAGCGCGTCCGGTCTGGTGGTTCCGCAGGCCTGA
- a CDS encoding ArsR/SmtB family transcription factor: protein MSSVEHDAGPAPDVQATATHTVLSLPLRREILDVLREGPAPVGALVERTGAPQAAVSKQLRVLRENGFVEVRAEGRQRWYALCPEPFAQLADWLAPYRWLWEDRLDRLGEQLDRMNKLDRIEEQDRMQDEETP from the coding sequence ATGTCCTCCGTCGAGCACGACGCCGGCCCCGCCCCCGACGTCCAGGCCACCGCCACGCACACCGTGCTCTCCCTGCCGCTGCGCCGGGAGATCCTCGACGTGCTGCGGGAGGGGCCGGCGCCCGTCGGCGCCCTCGTGGAGCGCACCGGCGCGCCGCAGGCCGCGGTGTCCAAGCAGCTGCGGGTGCTGCGGGAGAACGGCTTCGTCGAGGTGCGCGCCGAGGGGAGGCAGCGCTGGTACGCGCTGTGCCCCGAGCCCTTCGCGCAGCTCGCCGACTGGCTGGCGCCCTACCGGTGGCTGTGGGAGGACCGGCTCGACCGACTGGGCGAGCAACTGGACCGCATGAACAAGCTGGACCGCATCGAGGAGCAGGACCGCATGCAGGACGAGGAGACGCCATGA
- a CDS encoding SRPBCC family protein, which produces MTSTDPQLHDVDGGTDIVVRRRYPHPIERVWRAVTETEHLAAWFPGAPEFDLRVGGTVRFAEFAGDPAEFGEVLALEPPRLLRFTWDTDVVTLEFAPAGEGTELVLTNRLADRPAAASVATGWEACLGLLTAVVAGEPPEDPGPRFARHEELAARFGLSRPVLEETTDGWSARFERQLVCSPEAAWELFLGGAAEPEVTHEVPAAGQELRAPRAPEVVLGIVTEVEAGRLLAVDTGAGEPGDHVRFELVEGTGHGARMVLTVRGTDPAERDAALAQWGGGAVEAIAAAALAHVS; this is translated from the coding sequence ATGACCAGCACCGACCCTCAGCTTCACGACGTGGACGGCGGCACCGACATCGTGGTGCGCCGCCGCTACCCCCACCCGATCGAGCGCGTCTGGCGGGCTGTCACCGAGACGGAGCATCTCGCCGCCTGGTTCCCCGGCGCCCCCGAGTTCGACCTGCGCGTGGGCGGGACCGTGCGCTTCGCCGAGTTCGCGGGCGACCCGGCCGAGTTCGGGGAGGTGCTCGCGCTGGAGCCGCCCCGCCTGCTGCGCTTCACCTGGGACACCGATGTGGTGACCCTCGAGTTCGCACCCGCCGGCGAGGGCACCGAGCTCGTACTCACCAACCGCCTCGCCGACCGCCCTGCCGCGGCCAGCGTCGCGACCGGCTGGGAGGCCTGCCTGGGCCTGCTCACCGCCGTCGTCGCGGGGGAGCCGCCGGAGGATCCCGGGCCCCGGTTCGCCCGCCACGAGGAGCTCGCCGCGCGTTTCGGCCTTTCCCGGCCGGTGCTCGAGGAGACGACCGACGGGTGGTCGGCGCGGTTCGAGCGGCAGCTGGTGTGCTCCCCGGAGGCCGCCTGGGAGCTGTTCCTCGGCGGTGCCGCGGAGCCCGAGGTCACCCACGAGGTGCCCGCCGCGGGCCAGGAGCTGCGTGCCCCGCGGGCGCCCGAGGTGGTGCTGGGCATCGTCACAGAGGTCGAGGCCGGGCGTCTGCTGGCCGTCGACACCGGTGCCGGGGAGCCCGGTGACCACGTGCGCTTCGAGCTCGTCGAGGGCACCGGCCACGGCGCACGGATGGTGCTCACCGTGCGCGGCACCGACCCGGCGGAGAGGGATGCGGCCCTCGCGCAGTGGGGCGGTGGCGCCGTGGAGGCGATCGCCGCGGCCGCGCTC